A stretch of the Arachis stenosperma cultivar V10309 chromosome 6, arast.V10309.gnm1.PFL2, whole genome shotgun sequence genome encodes the following:
- the LOC130935307 gene encoding cathepsin B-like protease 2 yields the protein MGSTLAILFLTFCTCYLQIAGAEPQRLSTLKLNSRILQESIAKQINENPEAGWEAAINPRFSNYTVGEFKRLLGVKPTPKKELIGAPIVTHPKSLKLPKEFDARTQWSQCSTIGRILDQGHCGSCWAFGAVESLSDRFCIHFDVNISLSVNDLLACCGFLCGSGCDGGYPINAWRYLVSHGVVTEECDPYFDQIGCSHPGCEPAYSTPKCVKKCVSGNLLWKKSKHYSVNAYKIKSNPHDIMAEIYKNGPVEVAFTVYEDFALYKSGVYKHITGVELGGHAVKLIGWGTSDDGEDYWLLANQWNRSWGDDGYFKIRRGTNECGIEEDVTAGMPSTKNLVLEVTDTGADAVDGASF from the exons ATGGGTTCTACCCTTGCGATTTTATTCTTAACTTTCTGCACTTGCTATCTACAG ATCGCTGGGGCTGAACCACAACGCCTTTCTACTCTCAAGCTTAATTCCCGCATTCTCCAG GAGTCTATTGCTAAACAGATCAACGAAAACCCAGAGGCAGGATGGGAGGCTGCTATAAATCCTCGTTTCTCCAATTATACA GTGGGAGAATTTAAGCGCCTGCTTGGTGTTAAACCAACTCCTAAGAAGGAACTGATAGGTGCACCCATTGTGACTCATCCAAAATCACTGAAATTGCCAAAGGAGTTTGATGCAAGGACTCAATGGTCTCAATGTAGTACCATTGGAAGAATTCTAG ATCAG GGTCATTGTGGTTCTTGTTGGGCATTTGGTGCTGTAGAGTCATTATCAGATCGATTTTGCATTCATTTTGATGTG AATATCTCTCTCTCTGTGAACGATCTTCTCGCATGCTGTGGCTTTTTGTGTGGATCTGGTTGTGATGGAGGGTATCCCATAAATGCATGGCGATACCTAGTCAGCCATGGTGTTGTCACTGAAGAG TGTGACCCATACTTTGATCAAATTGGCTGTTCCCATCCTGGTTGTGAGCCCGCATACAGTACCCCTAAGTGTGTAAAAAAGTGTGTGAGCGGGAATCTACTTTGGAAGAAATCAAAGCACTATAGTGTCAATGCATATAAGATCAAGTCTAATCCCCATGATATCATGGCAGAAATTTATAAGAATGGGCCAGTTGAAGTTGCATTCACTGTTTACGAG GATTTTGCTCTCTACAAATCAGGAGTTTACAAACACATCACAGGTGTGGAACTCGGTGGTCATGCTGTGAAGCTGATAGGATGGGGAACATCTGATGATGGAGAGGACTATTGG CTTCTCGCAAATCAGTGGAATAGAAGTTGGGGAGAT GATGGTTACTTTAAGATCAGAAGGGGGACAAATGAATGTGGAATTGAAGAAGACGTTACAGCTGGTATGCCTTCCACCAAAAATCTCGTACTCGAAGTCACTGACACAGGTGCCGATGCTGTTGATGGTGCTTCATTCTGA